From a region of the Thermosipho melanesiensis BI429 genome:
- the cas6 gene encoding CRISPR-associated endoribonuclease Cas6, producing the protein MRLRVKFNFDRLNLPIHYNHILHATILNMINNEEFRKFIHDRGYKFEKRVFKLYTFSRLIGRFEIDTEIKEINFFDNVYLYISSYDDNFCYYIMEKLLTFENIRMGKNILKVEKIETINFMPTDTLKVVTRSPVTVYSTYIDETGKKKTLFYHPDDFKFKEIVEKNIIKKYRALHNREPQGRIEVKHVGKSPKFVLVFYKGFKIKGWMTAFDLIGDPELVKIAYETGLGSKNSQGFGFIEQIK; encoded by the coding sequence TTGAGATTGAGAGTAAAATTTAACTTTGATAGGTTAAATTTGCCTATTCATTATAATCATATTTTACATGCAACTATTTTAAATATGATTAATAATGAAGAATTTAGAAAATTTATTCATGATAGAGGTTATAAATTTGAAAAAAGGGTTTTTAAATTGTATACTTTTTCAAGATTAATTGGAAGATTTGAAATTGATACGGAGATTAAGGAAATTAATTTCTTTGATAATGTATATTTGTATATTTCATCATATGATGACAATTTTTGTTATTATATTATGGAAAAACTTTTAACATTTGAAAATATTAGAATGGGTAAAAATATTTTGAAAGTAGAAAAGATTGAAACAATAAACTTTATGCCTACTGATACCTTAAAAGTAGTAACCAGATCACCAGTTACTGTTTACTCAACTTACATTGATGAAACAGGAAAGAAAAAAACTCTTTTTTACCATCCAGATGATTTTAAATTTAAAGAGATAGTGGAGAAAAACATTATAAAGAAATATAGAGCATTACATAATAGAGAACCACAAGGACGCATTGAAGTAAAGCATGTTGGGAAGTCCCCTAAATTTGTTTTGGTATTTTACAAAGGATTTAAAATTAAAGGCTGGATGACAGCATTTGATTTAATTGGTGATCCTGAACTTGTAAAGATAGCTTATGAAACAGGTCTTGGGAGTAAAAACTCCCAAGGTTTTGGTTTTATAGAACAAATTAAGTGA
- the csx1 gene encoding CRISPR-associated CARF protein Csx1, with amino-acid sequence MKVLFAIVGNLKTFREKKYRLNLEDQHSELICDSSLQLLSEYYNVDKTVIFLPDTLYTTCDINKIPSSYDELTKLLAEEYDKKIRKKLKINNFEIVIVPGIGTYKLGDGNLVFDGEIKDLYNFSLYKLYKLLLEKEFLNGEKVEFIFDISTGLNYHQSVISSVLNDLLKLLAYLKDTSLTIVNSEPITDLKEVLNVYIIDQKKIFPGIEIQKIKRHKILEVFPYLSNEEKRYYGLKFMKNLEQIILNKSGNKKIMEFFNMVLYFLNSLVYGLPLVLLYFNKKLKSNEIIEKSVKFFLEAIEIENNHVFRKLKFGEFFKYVVFAELFKEYFNNVIDDYNTDKIPFEILEETSEKVWKVKEPSSDLNVNAFISLSIKKELYEIKNSFLENIGEGQEVVFTKGPNKGTDTQKFNNASNKYDKTVNHDPRRNFLAHSGLSSGSFKLKKENDHLYISAIEDKIKKFLGILLKS; translated from the coding sequence TTGAAAGTTTTATTTGCTATTGTTGGAAATTTAAAAACCTTTAGAGAAAAGAAATACAGATTGAATCTTGAAGATCAACATTCAGAACTTATTTGCGACTCGTCGTTACAGCTACTTTCGGAATATTACAATGTAGATAAAACAGTTATTTTTTTGCCAGATACTCTGTATACAACATGTGATATTAATAAGATCCCATCATCATATGATGAACTTACTAAGCTCCTAGCTGAAGAATATGACAAAAAAATAAGAAAAAAACTAAAAATTAATAATTTTGAGATTGTCATAGTGCCGGGGATTGGTACTTATAAATTAGGTGACGGGAATTTAGTTTTTGACGGAGAAATAAAAGATTTATACAATTTTTCTTTGTATAAATTATATAAACTTTTGTTAGAAAAAGAATTTTTGAATGGTGAAAAAGTAGAGTTTATTTTTGATATTTCTACTGGGTTAAATTATCACCAAAGTGTAATCTCTAGTGTTTTAAATGATTTATTAAAGTTACTTGCATATTTAAAGGATACAAGCTTAACAATAGTTAATTCTGAGCCAATTACTGATTTAAAGGAAGTATTAAATGTTTATATTATTGACCAAAAGAAAATATTTCCAGGAATAGAAATTCAAAAAATTAAAAGACATAAAATACTTGAAGTATTTCCTTATTTATCAAATGAGGAAAAAAGATATTATGGTCTGAAATTTATGAAAAATCTTGAACAAATTATTCTGAACAAAAGTGGAAATAAAAAAATTATGGAATTCTTTAATATGGTATTGTATTTTCTAAATTCACTTGTATATGGATTGCCGTTGGTTCTTTTGTATTTTAACAAAAAGTTAAAATCGAACGAAATTATTGAAAAAAGCGTCAAGTTTTTTTTAGAAGCAATTGAAATTGAGAACAATCATGTATTTAGAAAATTAAAATTTGGAGAATTTTTTAAATACGTTGTTTTTGCAGAATTGTTTAAAGAATATTTTAATAACGTAATAGATGATTATAATACTGATAAAATTCCCTTTGAGATATTAGAAGAAACATCAGAAAAAGTATGGAAAGTAAAAGAGCCTAGTAGTGATTTGAATGTTAATGCATTTATTTCTTTATCGATAAAAAAGGAATTATACGAAATTAAAAACAGTTTCTTGGAAAATATTGGTGAAGGACAGGAAGTGGTTTTTACGAAAGGCCCAAATAAAGGAACAGATACTCAAAAATTTAATAATGCGTCAAACAAATACGATAAGACAGTAAATCATGATCCAAGAAGAAACTTTTTAGCTCATTCTGGATTGTCTTCAGGTAGTTTTAAATTAAAAAAGGAGAATGACCATTTATATATTAGTGCAATAGAAGACAAAATAAAAAAATTTTTAGGAATACTTTTAAAAAGTTAG
- the csm5 gene encoding type III-A CRISPR-associated RAMP protein Csm5: MIYEVEVLTPLAINNGNEIKSFEIIREGGKSYILDFNKLFENENFVELVVNSPQILSDEDSLKKAFKFLKLDYKKYTKMVLNYPLDKRYNIKEFIKTIGKPFLPGSSLKGAIRTALIRGNNFEEHYKKSLNFLNKSKGRNINKKHFDDFVEKKLFGDSYESPFRFLRISDGYVVSNHDLKIVPIEVLNLKKKRRVLPYIYTEALNLHTKIRGNIDFGFLEAIKNSEFKDNFKNLQIVEDFVKKVNNGVKRYINDEIDLLKGNLKELETFYSTLLKRMNNLKDNQFIVQIGFSTGYYSKTVVGKLDSNQIKLMKIKRLLYKKVKPEFFPVTRRVVRRNGVMEPLGWILVTLKEE; encoded by the coding sequence ATGATATATGAAGTTGAAGTTTTAACCCCCTTAGCAATAAATAATGGAAATGAAATTAAAAGCTTTGAAATTATACGTGAGGGTGGAAAATCGTATATTTTAGATTTCAACAAACTTTTTGAAAATGAAAATTTTGTTGAATTAGTTGTTAATTCTCCACAAATTCTATCAGATGAAGATTCATTAAAAAAAGCTTTTAAATTTTTGAAACTTGATTATAAGAAGTATACTAAGATGGTTTTAAACTATCCTTTAGACAAAAGGTATAACATTAAGGAATTTATTAAAACAATTGGGAAACCCTTTTTACCAGGTTCATCCTTAAAAGGTGCCATAAGAACAGCATTGATTAGAGGTAATAATTTTGAAGAACATTACAAAAAAAGCCTTAATTTTCTCAATAAAAGTAAAGGTAGAAATATAAATAAAAAACATTTCGATGATTTTGTTGAAAAAAAATTATTTGGTGATTCATATGAATCTCCTTTTAGGTTTTTAAGGATTTCTGATGGTTATGTGGTTTCAAATCATGATTTAAAAATTGTTCCCATTGAAGTTTTAAATTTAAAGAAAAAAAGGCGAGTGCTTCCATATATTTATACAGAAGCATTAAATCTCCACACAAAGATAAGAGGAAATATAGATTTTGGATTTTTAGAAGCAATAAAAAATAGTGAATTTAAAGATAATTTCAAAAACTTGCAAATTGTCGAAGATTTTGTCAAAAAGGTGAATAATGGTGTGAAAAGGTACATAAATGATGAAATTGATTTGTTGAAAGGTAATTTAAAAGAATTAGAGACTTTTTATTCAACTTTATTAAAAAGAATGAACAATTTGAAAGATAATCAATTCATTGTACAAATAGGTTTTTCAACGGGTTATTATTCTAAAACAGTTGTTGGAAAACTTGATTCAAATCAAATAAAGTTAATGAAAATAAAAAGGTTATTATACAAAAAAGTTAAACCTGAATTTTTCCCAGTAACTAGAAGAGTAGTAAGACGAAATGGAGTGATGGAACCATTAGGATGGATTTTGGTGACGTTAAAAGAGGAGTGA
- a CDS encoding RNase H family protein: MYIYVDGSYYQELSIAGYAFCIVDEDKEIFTKSGAIILKNANSVVAELVAVINALRYCERNNITNVTIVHDYNEIPMFATAYRKTKNRKINSYIYELKRLYNKLDVSFKKVKAHKNDEFNNLVDKLSRESVEKFLVKQLKRKFSR, from the coding sequence ATGTATATATATGTTGATGGGTCATATTATCAAGAACTGAGTATTGCAGGGTATGCTTTTTGTATTGTTGATGAGGATAAGGAGATTTTTACCAAGAGTGGTGCAATAATTTTAAAAAATGCCAATTCAGTTGTAGCAGAATTAGTAGCTGTGATAAATGCACTAAGGTATTGTGAAAGAAATAACATTACTAACGTGACAATTGTACATGATTATAACGAAATACCAATGTTTGCAACAGCGTATAGAAAAACTAAAAATAGAAAGATTAATTCATATATATATGAATTAAAAAGGTTATATAACAAGTTAGATGTATCTTTTAAAAAGGTAAAGGCACATAAAAATGATGAGTTTAACAATTTAGTTGATAAGTTATCTAGAGAAAGTGTTGAGAAATTTTTAGTTAAACAATTAAAGAGAAAATTTTCACGTTAA
- the csm2 gene encoding type III-A CRISPR-associated protein Csm2: MRNDNFSRQRNSQKEFINQELAEKILNPDSDPDGENLFEYSKEISKEIKVLSSTQLRKYYDEVKKIPNNKDYKYHLKRFIAVFLYSVNKIKNKKNKEVVEKFSESIKNLALVASNNDERYFKRFRDFFEALVAYHTYYKNNNNNKE; this comes from the coding sequence ATGAGGAATGACAATTTTTCGAGACAAAGAAATTCTCAAAAAGAATTTATTAATCAAGAATTAGCTGAAAAAATTCTCAATCCAGATAGTGATCCAGATGGGGAAAATTTATTCGAATACTCAAAAGAAATTTCAAAAGAAATAAAAGTATTGTCTTCCACACAACTTAGAAAGTATTACGACGAAGTTAAAAAAATCCCAAATAACAAAGATTATAAATATCATCTTAAAAGGTTTATAGCAGTGTTTTTGTATAGTGTTAATAAAATAAAAAATAAAAAAAATAAAGAAGTTGTAGAAAAATTTTCCGAATCAATAAAAAATTTAGCTCTAGTTGCTTCGAATAATGATGAAAGATACTTTAAAAGATTTAGAGACTTTTTTGAAGCATTAGTAGCTTACCATACATATTACAAAAACAACAATAATAATAAAGAATAA
- the cas10 gene encoding type III-A CRISPR-associated protein Cas10/Csm1 has translation MINLSVEKVFLAGIFHDIGKFYIRANFGDLKKNIYEEYKYFIEGDNKYGPRHQEWGAYFYKNSNLPFKDEIEGAILNHHKPNSVLSKLISVADHISATEREGEHPEDKVKNMKSMLSMVSFSNDQKKGKYKKVSKLSEKFDLLEKEDENVEETYKNLWREFEKVINSIPRNKNPKISFPIFEKIYYILKEYTSNIPSAFFYNEPDISLFSHLSTTAGIAVAIFKQFEEEIKLGNIKILENIDSKNYDEKILGIVKGDISGIQDFLYNISQERAVKKLRGRSFYITYLLEIVAKYIIENEGLSISNILFNGGGHFYLIVPAKTIDKLEKYQKYIDEVMYKAHGIGLNINIAGEKIAPKELNSEIYKRVSQLVERKKYTKLYSLISYDFHKIFESKNLSEDSCPYCRRKMKDDECTFCESFTVIGDRLSKRKAFKLNKTEKIPEKINTYEDVFKMFGYEVEFEEGPFSFLIDKSGNVDLSRYMFYTKSANYISKKENNEISDLETIAKNSNGMEKWGVLRGDVDNLGRIFKEGLGKEASISKTATLSQEIEIFFGKFLEDIVSNEFSNCTVIYSGGDDFFIIGPWSDLPNLAENIQKEFKRYSGDNECISISMGIGISPAKKYPVYRVAKLAGEYLEKAKEYERKGIEKSALGFLGDFIGWEEFEEYKYFKNKLTDLINEKITKRILHVLRRYYQEYDENEGTNKVWKLYYYFAQLSDRYSKSKDKILKFLSEILKDDNKLYNKIYSLTYWVEYELKEG, from the coding sequence GTGATAAATCTTTCAGTTGAGAAAGTATTTCTGGCTGGTATTTTTCATGATATTGGTAAGTTTTATATAAGAGCAAACTTTGGTGATTTAAAGAAGAATATATACGAAGAATATAAATATTTTATTGAAGGTGATAACAAATATGGTCCACGACATCAAGAGTGGGGGGCATATTTTTACAAAAATTCTAACCTTCCTTTTAAAGACGAAATTGAAGGAGCTATATTGAATCATCATAAACCAAATAGTGTATTATCTAAATTAATAAGTGTTGCAGATCATATCTCTGCAACTGAAAGAGAAGGAGAACATCCAGAAGATAAAGTAAAAAACATGAAATCTATGCTTTCAATGGTTTCATTTTCAAATGATCAGAAAAAAGGAAAATATAAAAAAGTTTCTAAATTATCTGAAAAATTTGATTTACTTGAAAAAGAGGATGAAAATGTAGAAGAAACGTATAAAAATCTTTGGAGAGAATTTGAGAAGGTTATTAATAGTATTCCAAGAAACAAAAATCCAAAAATTTCGTTCCCAATATTTGAAAAAATATATTACATTCTTAAAGAATATACATCAAACATTCCTTCAGCATTTTTTTACAATGAACCAGACATATCTCTGTTTTCTCACCTTAGCACTACTGCAGGAATTGCAGTAGCCATTTTTAAACAATTTGAAGAGGAAATTAAATTAGGAAATATCAAAATTTTAGAAAATATTGATTCAAAAAATTACGATGAAAAAATATTAGGAATAGTCAAAGGTGATATTTCAGGTATTCAAGACTTTCTATATAACATTTCCCAAGAAAGGGCTGTAAAAAAATTAAGAGGAAGATCTTTCTATATTACTTATCTTCTGGAGATTGTTGCAAAATATATCATTGAAAATGAAGGATTATCTATAAGCAATATTTTATTCAACGGCGGAGGACATTTCTATCTAATTGTACCAGCAAAAACAATCGATAAATTGGAAAAGTATCAAAAATATATAGATGAAGTTATGTATAAAGCTCATGGTATAGGATTAAATATAAATATTGCTGGTGAAAAAATCGCACCTAAAGAGTTAAATAGTGAAATATACAAGCGAGTTTCGCAGTTGGTTGAAAGAAAAAAATATACAAAGTTATACAGTTTAATTTCTTATGATTTTCACAAAATTTTTGAATCTAAAAATTTATCTGAAGATTCATGTCCATATTGTAGAAGAAAAATGAAAGATGATGAATGTACTTTCTGTGAATCTTTTACAGTAATAGGTGATAGATTATCAAAAAGAAAAGCATTTAAATTAAATAAAACAGAAAAAATCCCAGAAAAAATTAATACTTACGAAGATGTTTTTAAAATGTTTGGTTATGAAGTCGAGTTTGAGGAAGGACCCTTTAGCTTTTTGATAGATAAAAGTGGAAATGTTGATTTATCAAGATATATGTTTTACACAAAATCTGCAAATTACATCTCAAAAAAAGAAAATAATGAAATATCTGATTTAGAAACCATTGCTAAAAATTCAAATGGAATGGAAAAGTGGGGGGTGTTAAGAGGAGACGTTGATAATTTGGGAAGAATTTTTAAAGAGGGATTAGGAAAAGAGGCTTCTATATCAAAGACTGCAACATTATCACAGGAGATAGAAATATTTTTTGGAAAATTTTTGGAAGATATAGTTTCAAATGAATTTTCTAATTGTACTGTAATTTATTCGGGTGGAGACGATTTCTTTATTATTGGTCCTTGGAGTGATCTTCCAAATCTTGCTGAAAATATTCAAAAAGAATTTAAAAGATATAGTGGGGATAATGAATGTATTTCAATATCAATGGGAATTGGTATTTCTCCTGCAAAGAAATACCCTGTATACAGGGTGGCAAAACTTGCCGGAGAATATTTAGAAAAGGCAAAAGAGTATGAAAGAAAGGGCATTGAAAAAAGTGCTTTAGGTTTTTTGGGAGATTTTATCGGTTGGGAAGAATTTGAAGAATATAAATATTTTAAAAATAAGTTGACAGATTTAATTAATGAAAAAATAACCAAAAGGATTCTTCATGTTTTAAGAAGATATTACCAAGAATATGATGAAAACGAGGGGACAAATAAAGTTTGGAAATTATATTATTACTTTGCTCAGTTATCGGATAGATATAGTAAATCAAAAGATAAAATATTAAAATTTTTAAGCGAAATTCTAAAAGATGATAACAAACTATACAATAAAATTTATTCATTAACATATTGGGTGGAATATGAATTAAAGGAGGGATAG
- a CDS encoding helix-turn-helix domain-containing protein: MDKMFIKEQTKKLSSLIFEQLIRAIDNYICLTEQTIDVNEASKVLGIKPDSVLKMIKRGKLIATKKEKMVIAKNI; this comes from the coding sequence TTGGATAAGATGTTTATTAAGGAACAAACTAAAAAGCTATCTAGCCTAATATTTGAACAACTTATTAGAGCAATAGATAATTATATTTGTTTAACTGAACAAACAATAGATGTTAATGAAGCATCTAAAGTGCTGGGAATAAAGCCTGACAGTGTGCTTAAAATGATAAAACGAGGAAAATTAATAGCTACCAAAAAGGAAAAAATGGTGATAGCTAAAAATATATAA
- the csm4 gene encoding type III-A CRISPR-associated RAMP protein Csm4, whose protein sequence is MKNYRIRLKFKSPLHVGQVDKVETVVSDIIHSDTIFSAIINSYNLLYGKEKTKELLKFILENEDSILISSAFYYYNDIYFYPRPLGYKFDLDKKFDFKKVKKIKFVSEEYITGKVKTPIIINGLATDNKEIERLYFIEERPRITVDRITNETNIFYVSALRFIENSGLWFFLSLSEEIEREIFAALRLLSDEGLGGDRTHGNGNFDFDVEKVDFGRFQGDNCLLLSVYYPKNQNEIDSTLSYKLYERSGYVYSQYSMSYKQPLVRLFAEGSVFKNKVTGDVLDITPIGFEYHKVFKFARAYTIPIKKEAQYDI, encoded by the coding sequence ATGAAAAACTATAGAATAAGGTTAAAATTCAAATCACCATTGCATGTTGGACAAGTTGATAAAGTTGAAACAGTTGTTTCTGATATCATCCATTCTGATACTATTTTTTCTGCAATTATCAATTCATACAATTTATTATACGGGAAAGAAAAAACAAAAGAATTACTAAAGTTTATTCTAGAAAATGAAGATTCCATTTTAATTTCATCTGCTTTTTATTACTATAATGATATTTATTTTTATCCAAGACCGTTAGGATACAAGTTTGATCTGGATAAAAAATTCGATTTTAAAAAAGTAAAGAAAATAAAATTTGTAAGTGAAGAATACATAACTGGAAAGGTAAAAACACCAATTATTATAAACGGTTTAGCAACAGATAATAAAGAGATAGAAAGATTATACTTTATCGAAGAAAGGCCAAGGATAACAGTTGATAGAATTACAAATGAAACAAATATTTTCTACGTTTCAGCTTTAAGATTTATAGAAAATAGTGGATTGTGGTTTTTCCTTTCCTTATCTGAAGAGATTGAAAGAGAAATATTTGCTGCCTTGAGGCTTTTAAGTGATGAAGGACTTGGTGGTGATAGAACACATGGCAATGGAAACTTTGATTTTGATGTTGAGAAAGTAGATTTTGGACGATTTCAAGGAGACAATTGTTTACTTTTATCTGTATATTATCCAAAAAATCAAAATGAGATTGATAGTACGTTAAGTTATAAATTATATGAACGATCTGGATATGTGTATTCACAATATTCAATGTCGTACAAACAACCACTTGTTAGACTTTTTGCTGAAGGTAGCGTTTTTAAAAATAAAGTTACAGGGGATGTTTTAGACATTACACCAATAGGTTTTGAATACCATAAAGTATTTAAATTTGCACGTGCCTATACAATTCCTATAAAAAAGGAGGCACAATATGATATATGA
- a CDS encoding DUF4405 domain-containing protein, which translates to MKTKKSKAFGDKFTISIPKPIMKLKGVISLLLLISFILVAITGVVLQQSIAKGVKLSNPIWLKIHNISGYAMIVFVILHLFFNSKLFFMEILYLFGWQPKNKK; encoded by the coding sequence ATGAAAACTAAGAAATCAAAAGCTTTTGGAGACAAGTTCACTATTTCTATCCCTAAACCAATTATGAAACTCAAAGGGGTTATATCTTTGTTATTGTTAATTTCATTTATTTTAGTTGCAATAACTGGTGTGGTGCTTCAACAATCTATTGCAAAAGGTGTAAAGTTATCAAACCCTATTTGGTTAAAGATACATAATATTAGTGGATATGCAATGATAGTGTTTGTAATTCTTCACTTATTTTTTAATAGTAAGTTATTTTTTATGGAGATTCTATATCTTTTTGGGTGGCAACCCAAAAACAAGAAATAA
- the csm3 gene encoding type III-A CRISPR-associated RAMP protein Csm3, whose translation MVNLEFKGKIIVKADIHVVTGLQIGKENSMEIGGIDNPVIKDSLGKPYIPGSSLKGKLRTLMEYFHGKIKNDVLVVAKGGENQIRIHQCDEKDCPVCNLFGRNHGKHRYASNPDVEVEFKNIMPTRLFVRDALLDENSITEEMKKNLDNEFTEVKPENTLDRITSAANPRFNERVPAGAIFKSEFVINVYDDDNEKYLRELLTALSLLEDDYLGGSGSRGYGKVRFENIKIVYKGKGYYDGSNKELPKKELDDLNNWEEKIKDFKLNGD comes from the coding sequence ATGGTTAATTTAGAATTTAAAGGAAAAATAATTGTTAAAGCTGATATACATGTTGTTACTGGGCTTCAAATTGGCAAAGAAAATTCAATGGAAATTGGGGGTATTGATAATCCAGTTATTAAGGATAGTTTAGGAAAACCTTATATACCTGGTTCATCTTTAAAAGGGAAACTAAGAACACTAATGGAATATTTTCATGGAAAAATCAAAAATGATGTTTTAGTTGTTGCAAAAGGTGGAGAAAATCAAATAAGAATTCACCAATGTGATGAAAAAGATTGTCCAGTTTGTAATTTATTTGGCAGAAATCACGGAAAACATAGGTATGCAAGCAATCCAGATGTAGAAGTAGAATTTAAAAATATAATGCCTACAAGGTTATTTGTCAGAGATGCGCTATTGGATGAAAATAGTATAACAGAAGAAATGAAAAAAAATTTAGACAACGAATTTACTGAAGTCAAACCTGAAAATACTCTTGATAGGATTACTTCAGCAGCAAATCCGAGGTTTAACGAAAGAGTTCCTGCTGGTGCTATTTTTAAATCTGAGTTTGTAATTAATGTATATGATGATGATAACGAAAAATACTTGAGAGAACTTTTAACTGCATTAAGCTTGCTTGAAGATGATTATTTAGGAGGGTCTGGTTCCAGGGGATATGGAAAGGTAAGATTTGAAAATATAAAGATAGTTTATAAAGGCAAAGGATATTACGATGGTTCAAATAAAGAATTACCTAAAAAAGAATTAGATGATCTTAATAACTGGGAGGAAAAAATTAAAGATTTTAAACTGAATGGGGATTGA
- a CDS encoding protein-L-isoaspartate(D-aspartate) O-methyltransferase, translating to MYEHLKRYGVSKNIIEAMNKIDRKYFVPENVKDLAYDDIPLPIGFGQTISAPHMVGIMCKELDLKEKDKVLEIGTGSGYNAAVMSLLVGKSGHIYTIERIKQLYKIATKRFKQFGLTNITCILGDGKEGFEEYAPFDKIVVTCYSKFVPNKLLEQLSDNGILLIPVGDEFVQVLKKIKKINGQISEEDLLHVKFVPLV from the coding sequence ATGTATGAACATTTAAAAAGATACGGTGTATCAAAAAACATAATAGAAGCTATGAATAAAATTGATAGGAAATATTTTGTACCAGAAAATGTTAAAGACTTAGCATATGATGATATTCCACTACCTATTGGGTTTGGACAAACCATTTCAGCACCACACATGGTAGGTATAATGTGTAAGGAACTTGATTTAAAAGAAAAAGATAAAGTACTTGAAATTGGAACAGGTAGTGGATATAACGCAGCTGTTATGAGTTTACTAGTAGGAAAAAGTGGACACATTTACACTATAGAACGCATAAAACAGTTGTACAAAATAGCAACAAAGAGATTTAAACAATTTGGATTAACAAACATAACCTGTATACTAGGAGATGGTAAAGAAGGATTTGAAGAATACGCGCCTTTTGATAAGATAGTTGTAACATGTTATTCTAAATTTGTTCCTAACAAGTTATTAGAACAACTTTCTGACAACGGAATTTTATTAATTCCTGTTGGTGATGAATTTGTACAAGTTTTGAAAAAAATAAAAAAGATTAACGGCCAAATTTCGGAGGAAGATTTACTTCATGTTAAATTTGTACCTTTAGTTTAA